In Streptomyces pluripotens, the genomic window ATCAGGGCGCCGGCCCAGCTCCTTTGGAGGAAGCTCCAGCAAACCCGGCTCCCGGCCTTCGGTGGCCTTGCCAGTAGGCTGACCCCGTGAAGGTCCTCGTCATCGGCAGCGGCGCCCGCGAACACGCCCTGTGCCGTTCCCTGTCCCTCGACCCCGACGTCACCGCGCTGCACTGCGCCCCCGGCAACGCCGGCATCGCCGAGGTGGCCGAGCTGCACCAGGTCGACCCGCTCGACGGTGGGGCGGTGGTGTCGCTGGCCACCGGCCTCGGTGCCGACCTGGTCGTTGTCGGCCCGGAGGCCCCGCTGGTCGCCGGCGTGGCCGACGCTGTCCGGGCGGCGGACATCCCGGTTTTCGGCCCGTCTCGGGAGGCCGCGCAGCTGGAGGGTTCCAAGGCCTTCGCCAAGGACGTCATGGCAGCGGCCGGAGTGCCGACGGCGCGCTCCTACGTGTGCACCACCGCCGAGGAAGCTGCGGAGGCTCTCGACGCTTTCGGCGCGCCCTACGTCGTCAAGGACGACGGACTCGCCGCGGGCAAGGGCGTTGTGGTGACCTCCGACATCGGGGTGGCCAAGGCGCACGCCGACGCCTGCGACCGGGTGGTCATCGAAGAGTTCCTCGACGGCCCCGAGGTGTCGTTGTTCGCCATCACCGATGGTCGCACCGTCGTGCCGCTGCAGCCCGCCCAGGACTTCAAGCGCGCCCTGGACGGCGACGAGGGCCCTAACACCGGTGGGATGGGTGCGTACTCGCCGCTGCCGTGGGCCGACCCCAAGCTGGTCGACGAGGTGCTGCAGACGGTACTGCAGCCGACCGTGGACGAGCTGCGCCGCCGCGGGACCCCTTTCTCCGGCCTGCTCTACGCCGGGCTCGCGATCACCTCGCGCGGTGTCCGGGTCATCGAGTTCAACGCCCGCTTCGGTGACCCCGAGACCCAGGTCGTGCTGGCCCGGCTGAAGTCCCCGCTGGCCGGTGTGCTGCTCGCCGCCGCGAACGGCACTCTCGCTGATCTGGAGCCCCTCCGCTGGCGTGAGGAAGCGGCCGTCACCGTCGTCGTCGCCTCGCACAACTACCCCGGCACCCCCCGCACCGGCGACCCGATCACCGGCTTGGAAATGGTGGCCGCTGAAGACGCTCCGCACGCGTACGTGCTGCACGCCGGGACGAAGCGGCAGGGCGACACCGTCGTCAGCGCCGGAGGACGGGTGCTCTCCGTCACGGCCACCGGGAAGGACCTGGCCGAGGCACGTGAGCGGGCGTATCGGGCGGTGGACCGGATCGGCCTGGACGGCTCCCAGCACCGCACCGACATCGCAGCGAAGGCAGCGCAGGTGCCAAGCCTCTGACCTGCCCTTCTGGCAGCCCGGGCCCCGGATCCACGATCCGGGGCCTGATCTTTGCCGTCTGTCACCCAGCTCTGACCAAAGCCATTCCATCGGGTGAGCAATCCCCCATCCGGCTGACGGGGGCCGAGGCCCCAACTAGGGTGCCGCGCAAGCGTTCCGGCACTTGGCCCACTGGCATTGCGATGTCAGTGAGGGGTGCCACAGTGGGGGAGTGAGCAAGACCAGGGCGGCACTGCATCGGCAGGGAGGGGGTGAGGTCGGCACGTGACCGGAATGGGTATGGAGGTGGGTGCGCAGGCCGCGCGCTCACGGGCCGTCGCCGTGCTCCGGGTCCGGGGCCGGGCACTGGGCGTGGCCCTGCTGCCCGCGGGTGCCGCGGTGATCCTGCTGACTGGCGGTTCGACCGGCCATCTCGTCGGGCGGGGCTGGGACACCGCCCGCTGGATCGTGAGCGTACTCGCCGTTCTGGTGCTGCTGGCCGCTGCGGGTGTCGCCCTGGTCCTGGCCAGGGCCCGCCCTGCAGTGAGTCCCACGGTCCCGGTCGCGGAGGAGGCCGCCCCGGACCTGTACCGAATGGTGCGCGACCTCGCCGATCGCCTCGACGTGCCGGCCCCCTCAGCCATAGCGGTCACCCCGGACTGCGACAGCTGGCTGGAGGACCGTACCCATGCGGCGCACGGCCCGCCCC contains:
- the purD gene encoding phosphoribosylamine--glycine ligase gives rise to the protein MKVLVIGSGAREHALCRSLSLDPDVTALHCAPGNAGIAEVAELHQVDPLDGGAVVSLATGLGADLVVVGPEAPLVAGVADAVRAADIPVFGPSREAAQLEGSKAFAKDVMAAAGVPTARSYVCTTAEEAAEALDAFGAPYVVKDDGLAAGKGVVVTSDIGVAKAHADACDRVVIEEFLDGPEVSLFAITDGRTVVPLQPAQDFKRALDGDEGPNTGGMGAYSPLPWADPKLVDEVLQTVLQPTVDELRRRGTPFSGLLYAGLAITSRGVRVIEFNARFGDPETQVVLARLKSPLAGVLLAAANGTLADLEPLRWREEAAVTVVVASHNYPGTPRTGDPITGLEMVAAEDAPHAYVLHAGTKRQGDTVVSAGGRVLSVTATGKDLAEARERAYRAVDRIGLDGSQHRTDIAAKAAQVPSL